A window of the Rhodoferax sp. GW822-FHT02A01 genome harbors these coding sequences:
- a CDS encoding sulfite exporter TauE/SafE family protein has translation MPAISLPELLMMLSLGAALGFFGGLFGIGGGIICIPMLVLGFGLDQAVAQGTALVLMVPNLLIAWLRYSQRHPVAWKTALQIGLLACITTWLVAHMATRLPTDLMRTIFSIFLLLLSLRMLFGTHATAAPEENKPRDLRYLPLVGIVGGSSMGLLGIGGGLVATPIFNGWFGQRQTVAQSLSLALVAPSSIIALLTYSGAHRVAWSMGLPMAIGGLFTVSAGVAVAHRLPERRMRLAFAWMLLATAAWMLLKPLLD, from the coding sequence ATGCCCGCCATTTCCCTGCCTGAACTTCTGATGATGCTGAGCCTGGGCGCAGCTCTGGGTTTCTTTGGTGGCCTGTTTGGCATTGGTGGCGGCATCATCTGCATTCCGATGCTGGTGCTGGGCTTTGGACTGGACCAGGCGGTGGCCCAAGGCACGGCCCTGGTCCTGATGGTGCCCAACCTGTTGATCGCCTGGCTGCGTTACAGCCAGCGCCATCCGGTTGCGTGGAAGACCGCGCTGCAGATTGGCTTGCTGGCCTGCATCACCACCTGGCTGGTTGCGCACATGGCTACCCGTTTGCCCACCGACCTCATGCGCACCATCTTCAGCATATTCCTGCTGTTGCTGTCCCTGCGCATGCTGTTCGGAACCCATGCCACCGCCGCCCCCGAGGAGAACAAACCACGCGACTTGCGTTACCTGCCCCTGGTCGGAATCGTGGGCGGCAGCAGCATGGGGCTGCTGGGCATCGGTGGTGGGCTGGTGGCTACGCCCATATTCAATGGCTGGTTTGGTCAACGCCAGACGGTTGCGCAAAGCCTCTCGCTGGCTCTGGTGGCACCGAGCTCCATCATTGCCCTGCTGACCTACAGCGGCGCGCACCGGGTGGCCTGGTCCATGGGGCTTCCCATGGCCATTGGCGGACTGTTTACGGTATCTGCCGGTGTCGCGGTGGCCCACCGCTTGCCCGAGCGGCGCATGCGCCTGGCCTTTGCCTGGATGCTGCTGGCTACCGCTGCATGGATGCTGCTCAAGCCTTTGCTCGACTGA
- a CDS encoding LysR substrate-binding domain-containing protein: MKDSPDLQFFSILARQPSLAAASLELGVTPPAVSRRLAQLEKRLGVRLLNRTTRRLSLTAEGERYLEEGGRILREIESLERTLAAGSDVPHGLLRINATFGFGRCHLSPVIEAFRRLYPSVEIVLELTDRSLDLAAHAMDIGIHFGAPPDRRILARKLAPNRRFLCAAPTYLQGRKAPTVPRDLHAHECIVIRESSTAFNNWHLSDGQHQEMVKVYGGLSTNFGEIAVEWALAGHGIVLRSEWDVAPYLRSGQLQRVLPAWEGLSSDIYAIYPQRHHLSSKVRVFLDFLAARFAEQREPKAHNADVW, encoded by the coding sequence ATGAAAGACTCTCCAGACCTGCAGTTCTTCTCCATCTTGGCGCGCCAACCCAGTTTGGCCGCCGCCTCATTGGAGCTGGGTGTAACGCCGCCGGCCGTGAGCCGCAGACTGGCCCAGCTGGAGAAAAGACTGGGCGTGCGCCTCTTGAACCGGACCACCCGCCGTTTGAGCCTGACGGCCGAGGGCGAGCGCTACCTGGAAGAAGGCGGGCGCATCCTGCGCGAAATCGAAAGCCTGGAGCGCACCCTGGCGGCGGGGTCCGACGTGCCCCATGGGCTGTTGAGGATCAACGCTACCTTCGGTTTTGGACGGTGCCATCTGTCGCCAGTGATTGAGGCGTTCAGGCGGCTGTATCCGTCGGTGGAGATCGTTCTGGAGCTGACGGACCGATCCCTGGATCTGGCAGCCCACGCCATGGATATCGGCATCCATTTCGGCGCACCACCGGACCGGCGCATCCTTGCGCGCAAGCTTGCGCCCAACCGGCGCTTTCTATGCGCTGCGCCCACCTATCTGCAGGGCCGCAAGGCTCCGACCGTGCCGCGCGATCTGCATGCCCATGAGTGCATCGTCATCCGTGAGAGCAGCACCGCTTTCAACAACTGGCATTTGTCGGACGGGCAACACCAGGAGATGGTGAAGGTGTACGGCGGTCTGAGCACCAACTTTGGCGAGATCGCCGTGGAATGGGCGTTGGCCGGACACGGCATTGTGTTGCGCTCAGAATGGGATGTCGCACCGTATCTGCGTTCGGGGCAACTGCAGCGTGTGTTGCCCGCGTGGGAAGGACTGTCTTCGGACATCTATGCCATCTATCCCCAGAGGCATCACCTGTCTTCGAAGGTAAGGGTGTTTTTGGATTTTTTGGCCGCAAGGTTTGCAGAGCAGCGTGAACCCAAGGCCCACAACGCCGACGTCTGGTGA
- a CDS encoding SDR family oxidoreductase: MDLKLESKRALVTGGSRGIGKAVARALAAEGVDVALLARDPQRLAAAATELSAASGRRVIGVAADTGDLQAVRRAVAEAEEKLGGGIDILVNAAAEPAGYAPPPPLADITSDFFHQQLDIKVMGYLRTAQAVAPGMKARGWGRIVNVSGLAARSTGNAVGSIRNVGVSALTKNLADELGPHGINVTAVHPGVTVTERTADMVAHHAQRRGVDKVVVQAELDAGNSTGRVVTAEEVADVVVFLASPRSRAINGDAVAVGGGAPRAIHY, translated from the coding sequence ATGGACTTGAAACTCGAATCAAAACGCGCACTTGTCACGGGGGGCAGCCGTGGCATCGGCAAGGCGGTGGCGCGCGCACTGGCTGCCGAAGGTGTTGACGTGGCCTTGCTTGCGCGCGACCCGCAGCGTCTTGCGGCTGCAGCGACCGAACTGTCCGCGGCCAGCGGTCGTCGGGTGATCGGCGTGGCGGCCGACACCGGTGATCTGCAGGCCGTGCGGCGCGCTGTGGCCGAAGCCGAGGAAAAGCTGGGTGGTGGCATCGATATTCTGGTCAATGCCGCGGCTGAACCGGCTGGCTATGCGCCACCGCCGCCACTCGCAGACATCACCAGCGACTTCTTTCACCAGCAACTGGACATCAAGGTCATGGGCTACCTGCGCACGGCCCAGGCAGTGGCACCTGGCATGAAGGCGCGCGGCTGGGGTCGCATCGTCAACGTCAGCGGGCTGGCTGCGCGTTCCACCGGCAATGCCGTGGGCAGCATCCGCAACGTGGGCGTTTCGGCTCTGACGAAAAACTTGGCCGATGAGCTGGGGCCACATGGCATCAATGTGACGGCGGTGCACCCGGGTGTGACCGTCACTGAGCGCACCGCGGACATGGTGGCGCACCATGCGCAACGCCGCGGTGTGGACAAGGTGGTGGTTCAGGCGGAGCTGGATGCGGGCAACAGTACCGGGCGTGTGGTTACTGCAGAAGAGGTGGCGGACGTGGTTGTGTTTCTTGCTTCACCCAGGTCTCGCGCAATCAATGGCGATGCGGTTGCGGTGGGAGGCGGTGCTCCGCGCGCGATCCACTACTGA